One part of the Dehalococcoidia bacterium genome encodes these proteins:
- the gltA gene encoding NADPH-dependent glutamate synthase: MVNTRIIGTGDTSANTNEVHGRLNIPVQPIAKQAAADRVKNWNEVYFGFDLEGAIVEANRCIDCPTAPCMEACPVHNDIPAALRLLERGDIDGAANKFRETSNLPDMCGRLCPQEKLCEGNCVVGFAIRPGGVQEPPVTIGKLEAFIADHQREMHGGLQPLPVLPPPSGRRVAIIGSGPAGLAVAEELVKLGHACTVYDAWPEPGGVLVYGIPNFKMKKEIVDAKIAFLKRIGVEFVLNTWIGRDIGLDQLLADGFDAVFLGTGAGVGNALKIPGEDEFSGIYAATDFLVRGNLQPDQLPESQREPLHPGRRVVVIGGGDTSMDCVRTAVRLGCEEVTCVYRRTEAEMLGRAEERKHAREEGVRFDFLTIPLRFYGENGRVTGVECQRMELGEPDESGRRRPVPIPGSEFVLAADSVAIAIGYNADPLIPASTPGVRANRWHLVEVDPETGQTSRPEVFAGGDNVNGADLVVTALADGRRAAAAMHRYLASLSG; encoded by the coding sequence ATGGTCAACACGCGCATCATTGGCACTGGTGACACCAGTGCGAACACCAACGAAGTCCATGGCCGCCTCAACATTCCCGTGCAGCCGATCGCCAAGCAGGCCGCGGCAGACCGCGTCAAGAACTGGAACGAGGTCTACTTCGGCTTCGACCTGGAAGGCGCGATCGTCGAGGCAAACCGCTGCATCGACTGCCCCACCGCGCCCTGTATGGAAGCCTGCCCGGTGCACAACGACATTCCCGCGGCCTTGCGCCTGCTGGAGCGCGGCGATATCGACGGCGCCGCCAACAAGTTCCGCGAGACCTCGAATCTGCCGGATATGTGCGGCCGCCTCTGCCCGCAGGAGAAGCTTTGCGAGGGCAACTGCGTGGTCGGCTTCGCCATCCGGCCGGGAGGGGTGCAGGAACCGCCCGTAACGATCGGCAAGCTCGAAGCGTTCATCGCCGACCACCAGCGCGAGATGCACGGCGGCCTGCAGCCGCTGCCCGTGCTGCCGCCGCCCAGCGGCCGCCGCGTCGCGATCATCGGCTCGGGGCCGGCAGGGCTTGCAGTCGCCGAAGAGCTGGTCAAGCTCGGCCACGCCTGCACCGTGTACGATGCCTGGCCTGAGCCGGGCGGCGTGCTCGTCTACGGCATCCCCAATTTCAAGATGAAGAAGGAGATCGTCGACGCCAAGATCGCCTTCCTCAAGCGCATCGGCGTCGAGTTCGTGCTGAACACCTGGATCGGCCGCGACATCGGCCTCGATCAACTGCTGGCGGACGGCTTCGATGCCGTCTTCCTCGGCACGGGCGCCGGCGTTGGCAACGCGCTCAAGATTCCCGGCGAGGATGAGTTCAGCGGCATCTACGCCGCGACGGACTTCCTCGTGCGCGGCAACCTTCAGCCCGATCAGTTGCCCGAATCGCAGCGTGAGCCGCTGCACCCCGGACGGCGCGTAGTCGTGATCGGCGGCGGCGACACGTCGATGGACTGCGTGCGCACCGCCGTGCGGCTCGGCTGCGAAGAGGTCACCTGCGTCTACCGCCGCACCGAGGCCGAGATGCTGGGTCGCGCGGAGGAGCGCAAACATGCGCGCGAAGAGGGTGTGCGCTTCGACTTTTTGACGATTCCCCTGCGATTTTACGGCGAGAACGGCCGCGTCACCGGCGTCGAATGCCAGCGTATGGAGCTGGGCGAGCCCGACGAGTCCGGCCGCAGGCGGCCGGTGCCGATCCCCGGCTCCGAGTTCGTGCTCGCAGCGGACAGCGTGGCGATCGCGATCGGCTACAACGCCGACCCGCTGATCCCGGCATCGACGCCGGGCGTGAGGGCGAACCGCTGGCACCTGGTCGAGGTCGATCCCGAAACCGGCCAGACCAGCCGGCCCGAGGTCTTCGCGGGCGGCGACAACGTCAACGGCGCCGACCTGGTGGTGACGGCGCTGGCCGACGGCCGCCGCGCCGCCGCGGCGATGCACCGCTACCTGGCCTCGCTCTCTGGCTGA
- a CDS encoding M67 family metallopeptidase: MTLTLPHEYVEQIVAHARREAPNECCGIVAGKDGAAVKLWQATNAEHSPYRYSIEGKELLQIMRELQENDWEMLAVYHSHTHTPAYPSPTDRRQVMLSGWDQPYYVLVSLEQEPPDVRAYTIRDGAIAEQRLLVAG; encoded by the coding sequence GTGACGCTGACGCTGCCGCACGAGTACGTCGAGCAGATCGTCGCCCACGCCCGCCGCGAGGCGCCGAACGAGTGCTGCGGCATCGTCGCGGGCAAGGACGGCGCCGCGGTCAAGCTCTGGCAGGCGACGAACGCCGAGCACAGCCCCTACCGCTACAGCATCGAAGGCAAAGAGCTCCTGCAGATCATGCGGGAGCTGCAGGAGAACGATTGGGAGATGCTGGCCGTCTACCACTCGCACACGCATACGCCGGCCTACCCCAGCCCGACCGACCGCCGCCAGGTCATGCTTTCCGGCTGGGATCAGCCTTACTACGTGCTCGTCTCGCTGGAGCAGGAGCCGCCGGACGTGCGGGCCTATACGATCCGCGACGGCGCGATCGCGGAGCAACGGCTGCTGGTAGCCGGCTAG
- a CDS encoding PLP-dependent cysteine synthase family protein, producing MLYANILEAIGNTPLVELPHTSPNPNVKIYAKLEGQNPSGSVKDRCAKYMIDAAERAGLLSDDKIILEPTSGNTGIALAMIGRVKGYQVMVVIPESVSEERSQLLRAYGAEIVYSEGLKGTNGSIAVAQQMVAEAPQRFFMPYQYGNEANPRAHYETTGPEIARDLPDVDVFVAGLGTGGTLTGTGRYLKEYNPKIKIIATVPHPGDLVQGLRSLEEGFIPPVLDESVLDGRVVVDSRTAFAATKELTQKEGIFAGISCGAAVKTAQRIAGRMESGKIVVLLADGGWKYLSTALWTTEYGDLPADIDSKVWW from the coding sequence ATGCTTTACGCGAACATCCTCGAAGCGATCGGCAACACGCCGCTGGTCGAGCTGCCGCACACCAGCCCCAACCCGAACGTCAAGATCTACGCCAAGCTCGAGGGCCAGAACCCCTCGGGCAGCGTCAAGGACCGCTGCGCCAAGTACATGATCGACGCGGCCGAGCGCGCTGGCCTGCTCTCCGACGACAAGATCATCTTGGAGCCGACCAGCGGCAACACCGGCATCGCCCTGGCGATGATCGGCCGTGTCAAGGGCTACCAGGTGATGGTGGTGATCCCGGAGAGCGTGAGCGAGGAGCGCAGCCAGCTCTTGCGCGCCTACGGCGCCGAGATCGTCTACTCCGAGGGGCTGAAGGGCACCAACGGCTCCATCGCCGTGGCCCAGCAGATGGTGGCCGAGGCGCCACAGCGCTTCTTCATGCCCTACCAGTACGGCAACGAGGCCAACCCCCGTGCCCACTACGAAACCACCGGCCCGGAGATCGCCCGCGACCTGCCCGACGTCGATGTCTTCGTCGCCGGCCTGGGCACGGGCGGCACGCTCACCGGCACCGGGCGCTATCTGAAGGAATACAACCCGAAGATCAAGATCATCGCCACCGTGCCGCACCCCGGCGACCTGGTGCAGGGGCTGCGCAGCCTGGAAGAGGGCTTCATTCCGCCCGTGCTGGACGAGTCCGTGCTCGACGGCCGCGTGGTGGTCGACAGCCGCACCGCCTTCGCCGCGACCAAAGAGCTGACGCAGAAGGAAGGCATTTTCGCCGGCATCTCCTGCGGCGCGGCGGTGAAGACGGCGCAGCGCATCGCCGGGCGCATGGAGAGCGGCAAGATCGTTGTGCTGCTGGCCGACGGCGGCTGGAAGTACCTCTCTACTGCGCTCTGGACGACCGAATACGGCGATCTGCCCGCGGACATCGACAGCAAGGTCTGGTGGTAG
- a CDS encoding MoaD family protein: MAVEVRVTAVLQKITGGKKSVPAEGGTVDQLLKNLDSNYPGFLHQVQGEDGRLHRFVNIYLNDEDIRYLDRLETPLKDGDVVSILPALAGGA; this comes from the coding sequence ATGGCCGTCGAAGTCCGTGTCACCGCCGTGCTGCAGAAGATCACCGGAGGCAAGAAGAGCGTGCCCGCCGAGGGCGGCACGGTGGACCAGCTGCTCAAGAACCTCGACAGCAACTACCCCGGTTTCCTCCACCAGGTGCAGGGCGAGGATGGCCGGCTGCACCGCTTCGTCAACATCTACCTGAACGACGAGGACATCCGCTATCTCGACAGGCTGGAAACGCCGCTCAAGGACGGCGATGTCGTCTCCATTCTCCCTGCGCTGGCGGGCGGCGCGTGA
- the moeB gene encoding molybdopterin-synthase adenylyltransferase MoeB: protein MTVQVYIPTPFRRLTGNRTRVEAEGQTVGEVLRRLNEHYPGFNELLYDESQAIPAHINIYLNNREIHSLQGEETPVADGDEVAVIPAIAGGSGTALRPDQVTRYSRHIIMPQVGPVGQRKLMAAKVLVVGAGGLGSPVALYLALAGVGTLGLVDFDVVDLSNLQRQILHQNDDIGRPKVVSARETLNSYNPDVKVVTHEVPLTSENALEIIPQYDIVVNGADNFATRYLVNDACYLSGKPLVDGSILLFDGQASTYIPGKGCYRCLFPEPPPPGMVPSCAEAGVLGALCGTIGSIQATEVLKLILGVGEPLVGRLLLYDALSMEMRTVKTRRDPKCPLCGDHPTVTELIDYDAFCGGPPHVANAPVAAG from the coding sequence ATGACCGTCCAGGTCTACATCCCGACGCCGTTTCGCCGTCTCACCGGCAATCGCACGCGCGTCGAAGCCGAGGGCCAGACCGTGGGCGAGGTCTTGCGGCGGCTGAACGAGCACTATCCCGGATTTAACGAACTGCTTTACGACGAATCACAGGCGATCCCGGCGCACATCAACATCTACCTGAACAACCGGGAGATTCACAGCCTTCAGGGGGAGGAAACACCAGTGGCAGACGGAGACGAAGTTGCCGTCATTCCCGCGATCGCGGGCGGATCGGGCACGGCGCTGCGGCCCGACCAGGTAACGCGCTACTCGCGGCACATCATCATGCCGCAGGTGGGGCCGGTGGGGCAGCGCAAGCTGATGGCGGCCAAAGTGCTGGTCGTGGGCGCGGGCGGGCTCGGCTCGCCGGTGGCGCTGTACCTGGCGCTGGCCGGCGTCGGCACGCTGGGCCTCGTGGATTTCGACGTGGTCGATCTCTCGAACCTGCAGCGCCAGATCCTGCACCAGAACGACGATATCGGCCGGCCGAAGGTCGTCTCGGCGCGTGAGACGCTGAACTCGTACAACCCGGACGTGAAGGTCGTCACGCACGAGGTGCCGCTCACCTCGGAGAACGCGCTGGAGATCATCCCGCAGTACGACATCGTCGTGAACGGCGCGGACAACTTCGCCACGCGCTATCTGGTGAACGACGCCTGCTACCTCTCCGGCAAGCCGCTGGTGGACGGCAGCATCCTGCTGTTCGACGGCCAGGCTTCGACCTACATCCCCGGCAAGGGTTGCTACCGCTGCCTCTTCCCGGAGCCGCCGCCGCCCGGCATGGTGCCGTCGTGCGCCGAAGCGGGCGTGCTCGGCGCCCTCTGCGGCACGATCGGCTCGATCCAGGCGACGGAGGTGCTGAAGCTGATCCTCGGCGTGGGCGAGCCGCTCGTCGGCCGGCTGCTGCTCTACGACGCGCTCTCCATGGAGATGCGCACCGTGAAGACGCGGCGCGACCCGAAGTGCCCGCTGTGCGGCGATCACCCGACCGTGACTGAGCTGATCGACTACGATGCCTTCTGCGGCGGTCCGCCGCACGTGGCCAACGCGCCGGTCGCCGCCGGCTAA
- the cysK gene encoding cysteine synthase A: protein MKRTVDVNETGGAAAVRTTCVADSVLDLVGNTPLVRLNRLPGPRSAAVLGKLESLNPAGSVKDRIAVAMVAAAERDGRLQPGATIVEPTSGNTGIGLAMVAAVKGYRLILTMPEDMSIERRKLFTRFGAELRLTPAIEGMTGAVFAAEALVREHPGYFMPQQFQNPANPEIHRLTTGPEILHATGGKVDAFVAGVGTGGTITGVGEVLRQYNPDVLIVAVEPARSQVLRGGRAGMHAIQGIGASFVPGVLNRQVYQELIAVGDDDAIETSQRLAREEGLLVGISSGANVFAALKVARRLGAGKAVVTMLCDTGERYLSAAV from the coding sequence ATGAAGCGGACGGTTGATGTGAATGAGACGGGCGGCGCGGCGGCGGTGCGGACGACGTGTGTTGCCGACTCGGTGCTCGATCTCGTCGGCAACACGCCGCTGGTGCGGCTGAACCGGTTGCCGGGGCCGCGCAGTGCCGCCGTGCTCGGCAAGCTCGAATCGCTCAATCCGGCCGGCAGTGTCAAGGACCGCATCGCCGTGGCGATGGTTGCGGCGGCGGAACGCGACGGCCGCCTGCAGCCGGGCGCCACGATCGTCGAGCCGACGAGCGGCAACACCGGCATCGGCCTGGCGATGGTCGCCGCGGTGAAGGGCTATCGGCTGATCCTCACCATGCCCGAGGACATGAGCATAGAGCGGCGCAAGCTGTTCACCCGCTTCGGCGCCGAGCTGCGGCTCACACCGGCGATCGAAGGGATGACCGGCGCCGTCTTTGCCGCGGAAGCACTGGTGCGTGAGCACCCTGGCTACTTCATGCCGCAGCAGTTTCAGAACCCGGCCAACCCCGAGATCCACCGCCTGACGACCGGCCCCGAGATCCTGCACGCCACGGGCGGCAAGGTCGATGCCTTCGTCGCCGGCGTGGGCACCGGCGGCACGATCACCGGCGTGGGCGAGGTGCTGCGACAGTACAATCCCGACGTGCTGATCGTCGCGGTCGAGCCGGCCCGCTCGCAGGTGCTGCGTGGCGGCCGCGCCGGCATGCACGCGATCCAGGGCATCGGCGCCAGCTTCGTGCCGGGGGTGCTCAACCGCCAGGTCTACCAGGAACTGATCGCCGTGGGCGACGACGACGCAATCGAGACCTCGCAGCGGCTGGCGCGCGAAGAAGGACTGTTGGTCGGCATCTCATCCGGCGCCAATGTCTTCGCGGCGCTCAAGGTCGCGCGGCGGCTCGGCGCCGGCAAAGCGGTGGTGACGATGCTCTGCGACACGGGCGAACGCTATCTGAGCGCCGCAGTGTAA
- a CDS encoding Rrf2 family transcriptional regulator, with amino-acid sequence MKVSTKGDYGVRALIELALHYGQGPLQSAEIAARQRIPEPYLDHLLTTLRRAGFIRSIRGPQGGHELVREPAQVPIDEVIEALEGSLIPSSCLDEGSPCARQGGCAQREMWQEVYDATREILHRTTVADLAARERQPVGGRYYI; translated from the coding sequence GTGAAGGTTTCGACGAAGGGCGACTACGGCGTGCGGGCGCTGATCGAGCTGGCGCTGCACTACGGCCAGGGGCCGCTGCAGAGCGCCGAGATCGCCGCCCGCCAACGCATTCCCGAACCATACCTCGACCATCTGTTGACGACGCTGCGTCGCGCGGGTTTCATCCGCAGCATCCGCGGGCCGCAGGGCGGCCACGAGCTGGTGCGTGAGCCGGCGCAGGTGCCGATCGACGAAGTGATCGAGGCACTCGAGGGGTCGCTGATTCCCAGCTCGTGCCTGGATGAGGGCAGCCCCTGCGCCAGGCAGGGCGGCTGTGCCCAGCGCGAGATGTGGCAGGAGGTCTACGACGCGACGCGCGAGATCCTGCACCGCACCACGGTCGCGGACCTGGCCGCACGCGAGCGCCAGCCGGTGGGCGGGCGATACTACATTTAG
- a CDS encoding VOC family protein — translation MTAPAPQPYAFHIGMVVHDLDASARRFDQLLGAMRWHTWELPLQALPTNPRTTDARLRIAYGRMPGQTIELIEVLEGTPVHRLFLEARGEGVQHLGVWVPDVAEATAAAIARGGQVMLALLRPDGTAAVQLSPGSSDADLAAAVEPGGIAYVEAGTAGIAIEFVGAARLPGLRRRFGDDFERIIGTPDWLEEARR, via the coding sequence GTGACCGCACCCGCGCCACAGCCGTACGCCTTCCATATCGGCATGGTCGTGCACGACCTCGACGCCAGCGCCCGCCGCTTCGATCAGCTGCTTGGCGCCATGCGCTGGCATACCTGGGAGCTGCCGTTGCAGGCGCTGCCGACGAACCCTCGCACGACCGACGCCCGCTTGCGCATCGCCTACGGCCGCATGCCCGGTCAGACGATCGAACTGATCGAGGTTCTTGAGGGCACGCCGGTGCACCGCCTCTTCCTGGAAGCGCGCGGCGAGGGCGTGCAACACCTCGGCGTCTGGGTGCCCGACGTGGCAGAAGCGACGGCGGCCGCTATAGCGCGCGGCGGGCAGGTGATGCTGGCCCTGCTCCGTCCGGACGGCACCGCCGCGGTGCAGCTCTCGCCGGGCAGCAGCGATGCGGACCTGGCCGCGGCCGTTGAACCGGGCGGCATAGCCTATGTGGAGGCGGGCACCGCCGGCATTGCCATCGAGTTCGTCGGCGCGGCGCGCCTGCCCGGCCTGCGCCGGCGCTTCGGCGACGACTTCGAGCGGATCATCGGCACGCCGGACTGGCTTGAGGAAGCCAGACGTTGA
- a CDS encoding leucyl aminopeptidase — translation MEIRVEQGDILGFGVKAIVVNLLEGVGRPGGATGAVDRALDGAISRLIADGELRGKRGEIGVVHTLGKLPAGRVVIAGLGKPAELNADRVRDTAANVARFLRKNGFSPAATVAHGAGAGGLDAESAARAVAEGTLLGLYRFTRHQKPAEDRRELETLTIIEQEGSSIAALNRGVATGAILAEATNFARDLANEPSNYMTPAELAARARAAADQTDLRCEVLDTEQMVELGMGALLGVAKGSAQPPAFIVLHYRGDASSERGVGLIGKGITFDTGGISIKPAANMHEMKGDMSGGAAVIAALSAIARLKPAINVTGIVPATENMPGGNAIKPGDVLRAMNGTTIEVLNTDAEGRLILADGLSYARRLDLSPLIDVATLTGAITTALGDVAMGIMGNDQALIDRIIAAGKEAGEKVWQLPMFEEYRAQINSDVADIKNTGGRKAGSITAAMFLREFVDKTPWAHIDMAGVDIYEHDKGWITRGASGMPVRTLVQTVLSIAAEQQGAARRNGGTKRRIAARA, via the coding sequence GTGGAGATTCGCGTCGAGCAAGGCGACATCCTCGGTTTCGGCGTCAAGGCGATCGTCGTCAACCTGCTGGAAGGTGTCGGCCGCCCCGGCGGAGCCACCGGCGCCGTAGACCGCGCCCTCGACGGCGCCATTTCGCGGCTGATCGCCGACGGCGAGCTGCGCGGCAAGCGCGGCGAGATCGGCGTCGTGCACACGCTGGGCAAGCTGCCCGCCGGCCGCGTGGTCATCGCCGGACTGGGCAAGCCCGCGGAGCTGAACGCCGACCGCGTGCGCGACACGGCCGCCAACGTCGCCCGTTTCTTGCGCAAGAACGGCTTCAGCCCTGCTGCTACGGTGGCGCACGGCGCGGGCGCCGGCGGGCTGGACGCGGAGTCGGCCGCTCGCGCGGTTGCCGAGGGCACGTTGCTCGGACTCTACCGCTTCACCCGCCACCAGAAGCCGGCCGAAGACCGCCGCGAGCTGGAGACGCTGACGATCATCGAACAGGAGGGCTCGTCGATAGCTGCCCTGAACCGCGGCGTTGCTACGGGCGCGATCCTGGCCGAGGCCACGAACTTCGCCCGCGATCTGGCCAACGAGCCGAGCAACTACATGACGCCGGCCGAGCTGGCCGCCCGCGCCCGCGCCGCCGCGGACCAAACGGATCTGCGCTGCGAAGTGCTGGACACGGAGCAGATGGTCGAGTTGGGTATGGGCGCCCTGCTGGGCGTGGCCAAGGGCAGCGCCCAGCCGCCGGCCTTCATCGTGCTGCACTACCGCGGCGACGCGAGCAGCGAGCGCGGCGTCGGCCTGATCGGCAAGGGCATCACCTTCGACACGGGCGGCATCTCGATCAAGCCCGCCGCCAACATGCACGAGATGAAGGGCGACATGTCCGGCGGCGCGGCGGTGATCGCGGCGCTTTCGGCCATCGCCAGGCTGAAGCCGGCGATCAACGTCACCGGCATCGTGCCCGCCACGGAGAACATGCCCGGGGGCAACGCGATCAAGCCGGGCGACGTGCTGCGGGCGATGAACGGCACGACGATCGAAGTGCTGAACACCGACGCCGAAGGCCGCCTGATCCTGGCCGATGGCCTCTCCTACGCGCGCCGCCTGGACCTCTCGCCGCTGATCGACGTGGCTACGCTGACCGGCGCGATCACGACCGCACTGGGCGACGTGGCGATGGGTATCATGGGCAACGACCAGGCGCTGATCGACCGTATAATCGCCGCGGGCAAGGAGGCCGGCGAGAAGGTTTGGCAACTGCCGATGTTCGAGGAGTACCGCGCCCAGATCAACAGCGACGTGGCCGACATCAAGAACACGGGCGGGCGCAAGGCCGGCTCGATCACGGCGGCGATGTTCCTGCGCGAATTCGTGGACAAGACCCCCTGGGCGCACATCGATATGGCGGGCGTCGATATCTACGAGCACGACAAGGGCTGGATCACCAGGGGCGCGAGCGGCATGCCGGTGCGCACGCTCGTGCAGACCGTGCTCAGCATCGCCGCCGAGCAGCAGGGGGCGGCACGGCGCAACGGCGGCACGAAGCGCCGCATCGCAGCTCGGGCGTAG